The nucleotide window GCGAACACATCTGGTGCCAGCTCTTCTCGGAACCTGGCGCCGGCTCCGACCTCGCCAGCCTGCAGACCCGCGCCGTCCGCGATGGCGATGACTACATCATCAACGGCCAGAAAATCTGGACCTCCGGCGCCCAGTACGCCCACATGGGCATCCTCATCGCCCGGACGAACCCCGATGCGCCCAAGCACCGCGGCATCAGCTACTTCCTCATCGATATGAAGACGCCCGGCATCACCGTCCGGCCGCTCGTCAACATGCTCAACAGTCATGAGTTCAACGAAGTTTTCTTCGAGGACGTCCGCGTGCCGGCGAAACAGCTCCTCGGCGAGGAGAATCGCGGCTGGTACCTGG belongs to Dehalococcoidia bacterium and includes:
- a CDS encoding acyl-CoA dehydrogenase family protein encodes the protein SVKEQFILSEEFAWRRAPRPGGIGHGWAGPTIMVYGTEEQKREYLPKIISGEHIWCQLFSEPGAGSDLASLQTRAVRDGDDYIINGQKIWTSGAQYAHMGILIARTNPDAPKHRGISYFLIDMKTPGITVRPLVNMLNSHEFNEVFFEDVRVPAKQLLGEENRGWYL